A region of the Brassica napus cultivar Da-Ae unplaced genomic scaffold, Da-Ae ScsIHWf_1386;HRSCAF=1966, whole genome shotgun sequence genome:
TTTGTGCATCTGTCTCTTCATGATACTCTGCATGCTATCATTCGAAGAAGCGTTGTCTACAGTGAGACAGAAGACCTTCTTTTCCAGTCCCCACTCCTTCAGCAGCTCAATCAACTTCACAGCAATGACTATTCCCGAATGAGGCGGAGGAAAAGCCGTGAAAGCCAATATTTTAGCTTGCAAATTCCAATCTTCATCGATGTAGTGTGCAGTCAAGCAGAGATAGCCTTCAATCGTGATAGCCCTCCAAAGATCTGTTGTTAAACAAACTCTACTAGGAAAATCATTTAAGATTTTCCTAAGTTTCTGCTTTTCATTCTCATAAATCTCAACACATCAGAAGCTGCTGTGTTTCTACTCCACTACTCAATACTGGAATTAGCATAAGTAAAAGCCATTCTAATCCTCTTATACTCTACAAACTTGTAAGGAAGATCATGCTCAATAATGGCCATATCTATCATCTCACGAAACACCATCATATCCACATTCTTAGGACTACTTCTAGGTGTTCCAACAGCTTTTGGACATACCTTCATATGACGAGTCAGAGTTGAGGTTCCATTCCTGCGAAGATTCAAGAAGTAAAACCTTCTACAGAGGTTTGCATCTGATCTTAGTTGTACCATCAGACAGCCTTCCTCCAAGTATAGTAAACTTTCTCCAGCACCTTGAGACTTTACGGCGGGACTGAACTTGTCTCGGTTGTGTGCCTCCGTTAGCCTCTGAATCCTCTAAAACTTCATGATCCTCTATATCTTCATCCATCACATCATTCTGACCATCATCGTTCAAGTCTATAGCTTCCATTTTCTGAGTACAAGTAAACTAAAAgacttatatattgtgtttctAAGTCACAGACACACAAAACCTACACGTTAAGAAATATAGTTATCcactttttttatataaaaaaaaaaaagcaaaacgtGATGCAGCAAAGAGGCTAAACATATAAAAGCTTTTGATTAATGCAGTCTTTAAGAGCAAGACACAACTCAGagaaagaatttttttccataattttttaaaaaaatttgagggTTTTATGCCAATGTTTCACTTTGATTATGCTCAGGACCATCTCTGATCTGATAGTAAGTTTTTTGGAATTAGAAAACATAATCACTTAAAATGAATAACAAATAGTGGCCTATATATGGTAATCAAAACGACTGGTTACAAGGTGATTTCCCACACCTATACATACTTTATAGATTTGGAATACAAAGTCTGTAGTGGAGCAAGCAATGGTCCtcatttttatcaaaatgtTACCCGCACAggcttttgaaatttttatcaaaatttttatcaaaattctcAAATTATTTCCCATTCCACCTCCTGATTCATTTCCCAAAATATCCCACACACAAGCAAATACATATTAAATCTACCAGAGAACATGACAAAGATCACCAAAGCTTGATTCTTCTCTGAGTTTTGTTCTAAAGCTAGTAGATACCTGTCAAAGATTAAGGCTCTGAAGGGTTTTTTGCAGTTTCAGGAGGTGGAGGTATCCTTTGCCGAGCAGAGTATTGCTTTGCTACAGTCTAACTCAATAACCTACACAAACAACCAGCAAAGAATCACAAAGCAAAGTTAAAAGGCCATAACCAAACTATTATCTGAATGACTGCAAGTAACAGGTAAAAATAACTATCAAGTTACACACACATAACAAGAGAGCTGTATAAATAAGTACACAATTCAAAGAATATTCCCCAAATACATACACTTTAGAGTGCAATGAAGACCTCTTGTACTCCAGAAACTCTGAGTATATCCATGCTATGAAGACAGGGATGACTCCGAGCAGAAACGAAACCTGCATTTAAAGAGAAATACAATACACGTCAACCCAAAACCAAATCTCAAGTGTGCATCGTTTCTgaacccaaaacaaaacaatattctaaacgattcatcatcatcatcagaactAGAGTAAACAATGGAAACAATGGAAACGAGATTATCATCCACAAAACCCACAACACCCACAACACAGAAAGTAGAGAAATCGCGAGATCAGAGCTAAAATCGAATCATACCTGAAATTGTAGAGAAATGAAGAAGGGAATCGATGGGAGGGAAGAGAGAATCGTATGGATTGATGAACACAAGAACAGTAAACGAAGAGAAATCTGGGAGGAGAAAATCGTTGGTTGCAGAAAGAATCgcgagagagaagaaaagaatcgggaaaaattatttctgattgaTTTTTTCCAAATTCTCTAAACCCTAGAAATTAAGTTTTTGGGCCAGCCCAACACCCATTTGGTTTGGACCAGTTAACCCATGGGCAAAGTGGGTCTTTAACCCAATTGGTCAAAGCTGACATGACATCTTAAAACAATTTGATTGGCTGGAATTAAATTGCATATGTGGACACTCTTAGAGCTCTAGCTCAAgaacttttagtattgtaagattTCAACCAAACAATTAAATTAGGAAATATTTCAAcagaatatatacatatttaaataaatcGCATTAAAATGAATAGTTAATATTTAATGGTGATTTAACATTTATAAACAAATGCAAAATATCAAAACCATTAATATGTTTGATCTATTTTGACTAATCTACAGAAACCGGTTATGAATGGtagcaaaatttttaaaaataattttaatattcaccaaaactaaaaaatatcaatataactattcattatttatgatttattatttgaatatttatattgaGATGTCCACCGAAGATCTGTTGCAATCAGATCatgagtatatatatttaatatttaaataacttcttatattcaataattaaagtttactattatatttaaaaatgttttagtcCACTCTCTAGATTTttgtcttatatatatatatatatatatatatatatatatatataatatatattatatttaagcATATGTAGAGGAACATGTCAGTCAAAAATCTGTTGCAATCAAATGAAGATATCTTATCTCTTAATTTCATGCATttattatctatactattaaagcaggatcctattgtcataattaccttaggggcatgtttccttcactaacattgcatgtttcattaagggcaattaagtaatattaataacaaatctatattgggtcattatttttggatccagcccaaatcaaatctctcttgggccatttgggcctattaaaaaatcagattcaattctcacttttttttttcctttgggccattgagtccaagttcaaataattttttttcgactattcttaattattattttttttcttttcttaatataatttaagcattcataaaaataattgaatttttttattgaaaattataaatctttattaaaagtatataattttttaattaaaatattaaccccataataaaattaatttatcagagttataccaacttaattcattaaaaaataaagtttattttttttaacataaatagtcatttaaaatgaaatcgataaataaagataaaatttttaatcttttataaaatacaaacacaaatataggaaaatatgacatttacaaaatattgtcaattgaaaaaataataataataaacccgcgctttgaaagcgcgggtcaaaatctagtttatatattataatcaaaTCTTTCAACAAAATTCTTGGGCAATCAATTCACGATATATTCTATTTAACTTTACTAACAAGAAAttccaaaaataatcttatCTTATAAGCATAAGATTTTTAGagaatttattaaagaataTTATATTTCAAAGCTTATCGTGAAAGCTagattatttagaaaaaatttACCGATTTACTATATATAAGACATTCACAGCAGAAAAACAAAAGTGACTGGATTTTATGATGTTAACTATTTGAGGCTTttaatttagtaattttaatttattttgaatgttaagattttatatatatatttttttggtttgctGATTCTTGTTTTGGTTTATGTGCAGATGAACTATCATAATGATTCCTTCCTTGCAGATCGACTATGATTTGGTCactcttcattttcttcagaTTTTTATTGTGAACTAAATATTGTCTCATCTATAAATCTTATGGTATATTAATTATCTTCacattcatatttatttattctctcGGTTAGATCTAATCGTGATCAATTTAATGTCACAAATTTATTTCACTGGAATAGCTACGAAAAACAgtcgatcaaaaaaaaaaaaactatttgacaTGAACTTTTTCAAACACTAGATTGTATTGGTAAGTCTTCCTAACttctattttaagttttaatagTAGTATTGATGTAAACACCAAATAAACCATAACTGGTGTTGCTATTTTCgtcttttattttgtatttctcaTTTCTTTCAATCATGTTATTTAACATGTCATCTTttgtaatgtaaaatatgataaatatttgtaaGTTTAAACGTAGAGAATATATGATAAGTATTCACGTCGACATTGTTATGAATAGAATGATATAATGGTTTGTTAATTTAACTTATTGTACTTACATAAAAATGAAAGttcaattttctatatatatatatataacatgaacttaaaaatattcaacACATTTATATAAGACTTACAAAGGAAGAAATTCAAAACGCCGATCAAAATTTAGTTTTGTCAGTTaaagttttaatagttttttaaatCAACTTCTTATTAAGATTTATCCTCTGTAGAAATAGCCTCAGTGGAACGCCTCACACCACACTTCACAACGTCAGACATAAAGgtaaccaaaatatataattcagaTTTCAGAACAACAAATAACTTCTTATAAATTTGGAGAAACCAAAACGAATGATGAACTAATAAATATGAATAAAATGTTTTGTCAGTTaaagttttaatagttttgaaATCAACTTCTTATTAAGATTTATCTTATGTAGAAGTAGTAGTAGAAGAACGTATCGATTAACGCTGAACAGACTCAGCGATTCACGAGATAACGTCAGAAGCAGACATGTACGAAGgtaaccaaaatatataattcagattaacaacaacaataacTTTTAGAAATTTGGAGAAACCAAAACGAACGAGAACTAATAATATGTTTTGTCAGTTAAAGTTAGTTATTAATAGCTTTAATAACTTACTTATTACGAATATCTACTGGAAAATAGCCTCAGCGCTCAGGACGCTCGTACACAGGCAAAGATATCAAAAtgtacaaaaaattataattttcgaTGAATTCagaatgaaaataattttagaaatttggagaaaccaaaataaatgatgAAAAATTGTTAGAGGGCCTGATTTATTATTTGATGCGTCTAGTGGGCTAACCAGCTCCATTGGGGGGCACAAgttttttaacaaaaagaaaaaaaaatgaaaaaggccCAAAAAAGCAAAAAGAAAGAACCGCTGCTTAAAGTGGGCTTTCTAGAGCTTGTAAGAAACCTTTATGTGGCAGTTTGTTATTGGACCGTGCCTGATtaatcctctttctctctccgaAGGTCTGGCGAAATCTATTCTTCTTCAGTCATcgatctctccatcttctctctagtCCGTTGATGAATCTTCTGAAGAACATCCATACAAAAAACGCAGGGCTTCTCTCTTTCCTCGTTAGACCCGCTCTCTTCTCCAACTTTCTTCTTCGTCTCCCACATCGCAGCGATCGATCCGCGGAGGATGAGCCTCTGTCTACTTCTGTTGCAGCGAAGGAGGAGATCGATGACTGAAGACCAATCGTTTTAGTCACGAACGGAGATGGGATTGATTCGATTGGGCTCGTTCTATGACTCCTGGAGAAACCATTGCTTTGAGTTCCGCCAGTATCAAAGGTGCCACAGCCTTTGAAGTTTCAGGTATGCTGATTTTGATTGAATGATAGTTTCACAACATCTCTAAGATAGAAAAGTTAACGTTTCAATCTGAAAATTTGAGTCTTTATTGAAACAACGATCCTCTGATTCTCAAGTTGTTAGAAAAGTGTCTATTGAGTTCATAGGCTTTGATACTATTCTTTTGTCTCAGGGACTCCTGTGGACTGCATTTCGTAAGGATTATCCGGAGCCCTTCTCGCTTGGTCAAAGCCAATACTGGTTAGTTAGCATTGTTTAATCATCTCCatcataatatatgttttactaATTTCAAACATCATTTTCCTTGCTTGTTTTCTTCAGGTAATTAGTGGAATCAATCAGTGATCAAGCTGTGGGATGGAGCCAGGGAACACACTCTCTGTCAGAACCGTATTCACCATCATCAAAGCATCATTTGGGAAGAGGTTAGTATACTTTTCTTTTAAGAGAATGTGATATCGGTTAGGTTTGGAATTAAATAGAATTTAGTGTAATGGTTTGTGTTAGTTGCGGTGAAGTGATTGGCATTAGTTTGAGTTGCGGTGAAGTGATTGCACTAGTTTTCTGGTTGTTTTGTTTTAGGTGTAGACATTGATTAGCATTGTGTCTCTTTATGCTCATGTTTCATATCTTTCTGTTTTGTGTCTCTTTATGCCGTTGCAGGTGAAGAAACAACTGAAGGCGAAGAAATGGTTTCTTGGTTCAGTAGCTGGGCCTCCAAGCATTGCCCTGATGCAAAGCATATGAATGTTGGCAGTGACACGCAATTAAGACAGCTGTTTTTTCGGTGGCATTACTAACAGGTCCATATGCTTTTTCTAAGTCTTCATCTGAACTGCATTTGTATTTGACATGTACTGAGCTGTCTCTTTATGCCGTTGCAGGTGAAGCGAATACATGTGACAGAAGAAGCCAAGACATGACATTGGTATGTTTCGCTCACTCATAAGCTtgtgtattttcatattttgtattttgtctAGTCGTATTGTGTGCTCattctactttaaaaaaaaaaaatttaagaactcAACGAGGTTCTACCCATTGGattagaaaaaattaaattaaattaataaagttCTAAACCTTTCAAATCACtatatttattactaatttatTGGTTAGAACCCATAATGGGGTTCTTATTGATGGACATATTCTAAGACTTTATCATAGCAGCACTCTCCACGACGCCGTCTATACTCCCCACCAACCAGGCCTTGAGCAACACGTCCCTCCTCAGTGATAAGTTACTTTATTACCCTCCTCTTTCCTTAGGTCCCCCGGAGAATATTCTTCAACAACTAGACACGATCGTCATTTCCTTACTCAGATACTGtgagtaatattttttaatttatatatgagTGACCCCTGCGTGAGTTATCCACTCAGCGCCCACTGAAACACTCGAGATCTAAATCTTCATCGTCGTTTTCTGTGACTACTCCCGATCTTCGTTTGAGAAAGATGGCTCGAAAGTTCTTCGTCGGAGGCAACTGGAAATGCGTAAGCTATCTTCTCTCCGCCCTAATCTtattttgtgtatttctttAGTATCTCGTCGCGAATCTGTTTGTTTCTTCGCCGATCTTAAAATCGTGTTTAAGGTTTTGTTCATCGCTTGGCTCGattgatttttgaaatttgagaTCCTTGCTATGTGAATCTGATTCCGATGGTTGAGATTTGTTGATTCGATACTTTTGATCCAATCTGAGCATGGAAGCTGTTGGCtattaaatgttttaatcaTGTTGAGATTGATATTGTGTCTCGCGGCTAGGATTTGGATTAGAGAGAGATTCTTATGATGGCTATGTTGTGAATTTTTGAATGAAATGTAGAACGGAACTGCTGAGGAGGTGAAGAAGATTGTCAACACTCTTAACGAAGCTCAAGTTCCTTCCCAGGATGTCGTTGGTATGTTCAGCATCTCATTTACTTTTGATAGAATCATTGAAATATAAGGTTATCTGCTTTTTTTTGCATGTCTATAAACCTCTGATCTTGAACATGACTCGTTAATAACTAATTAGAAGAGTTTATGAATTGCTTTTATGCTTTAAAAACGTATTTCTCACATGAATTTGGGAATGCGAAAGATTATATGCATGTATGTTCAAATCTGTCAAGTAGTTGTTATTggctaattttgttttttcatatatgCAATATGCTTTGGTTTTTATGTGATATTTAAAGCAATAACTCTATCCTTGTTATTGGGGTAATAACTTACTGGAAGCTTTTCAAAATGCAGAGGTTGTGGTTAGCCCTCCCTATGTGTTCCTTCCTCTGGTTAAGAGCATATTGAGGCCTGACTTCATGTTGCGGCACAGAATTGCTGGGTCAAGAAAGGAGGTGCCTTCACTGGTGAAGTTAGGTGAGATTCTCTAGCCACTGATTTCCACTACaaactcttctttttttaaaaaaattactattggGTTTTATGTGAAATATATTTGGTTTTTTGAAGTTGCATTAGATTGTGTTGAAGTTGCTCTTCTTTGTCTTGCTTCATGTTGTATCTTGTCTCTTATGCCTTCTGTACTTTGTGTGTGCAGTGCTGAGATGCTTGTGAACTTGGACATCCCATGGGTTATCCTTGGTCACTCTGAAAGGAGGGCACTCCTCAATGAATCAAACGAGGCTGGTGGTCTTTCGTGACTGCCATTTGGATTGTAGTGGCtatgattttgatattttactTCTATCCTTCATTTGTAGTTTGTTGGAGACAAGGTTGCCTATGCTCTTGCTCAAGGTTTGAAAGTGATTGCTTGTGTGGGTGAGACTCTTGAGCAGCGGGAGGCAGGGTCGACCATGGATGTTGTGGCTGCCCAGACCAAAGCTATTGCTGGTATTTATATTGTCAAACACTCTCCTTGTCACTATTTTAGTTATAGTTCTCTTTGACACTAGTGGCCTGTTACTGTGATATTAGTTATCGTTTCTACTCGCTCTAAGTGTATAACTGCTTTAGTAAGGCAGTATACATGGTGACTTTGTCTTATCTGTTAGTGTTTATCTCCTAACTGTAAAGAAATACTTTAGTGAGGCAGTACATGGTGACTTTTTTTCTAACATAGAACTTCCTTTTGTTGGTAATCACAGATCGAGTGTCGAACTGGTCAAATGTTGTCATAGCCTATGAGCCAGTGTGGGCCATTGGAACCGGAAAGGTCGCTAGCCCCCGCCCAAGCTCAGGAAGTAAGTTTATTATCGAAGCATTGTTTCTTATCGTCATGACTTTATATGAATACCAATATTCTTTTTCGTTGATGGACACAGGTACATGATGAGCTAAGGAAGTGGCTTGCAAAGAACGTGAGCGCTGATGTCGCTGCTACAACCCGCATCATCTATATGAGGTAAAGAATAATACAATACTTTGATTTTAACCAAATGCCTCCACAAAGTCTCTTTGATTCTAAGCTTGATTAAGTAAATAAACTTTCAGGATCTGTCAATGGTGGTAACTGCAAGGAGCTAGGTGGTCAAGCCGATGTTGATGGTTTCTTGGTCGGTGGTGCTTCTCTAAAGGTACATTATATTGTGTTTTTTCTTTAGTTtgtttcaatcaaaaccattatctaatgtgttt
Encoded here:
- the LOC106357590 gene encoding LOW QUALITY PROTEIN: triosephosphate isomerase, cytosolic (The sequence of the model RefSeq protein was modified relative to this genomic sequence to represent the inferred CDS: inserted 1 base in 1 codon; deleted 1 base in 1 codon), giving the protein MARKFFVGGNWKCNGTAEEVKKIVNTLNEAQVPSQDVVEVVVSPPYVFLPLVKSILRPDFXVAAQNCWVKKGGAFTGEVSAEMLVNLDIPWVILGHSERRALLNESNEFVGDKVAYALAQGLKVIACVGETLEQREAGSTMDVVAAQTKAIADRVSNWSNVVIAYEPVWAIGTGKVASPAQAQEVHDELRKWLAKNVSADVAATTRIIFSGSVNGGNCKELGGQADVDGFLVGGASLKPEFIDIIKAAEVKKSA